A stretch of the Actinomyces qiguomingii genome encodes the following:
- a CDS encoding PH domain-containing protein translates to MNVFPAASGDAGMPQNESAQSLSDAARLRGGGRRRGDSWPRGVSQLDARRPTAQERSISLPPDAQWSRVHPITPLLEGWQVITAVVIFLVWQNAEYLGDVYSAARQARGGMTSQVVLTVGLVLLGVALLGGAWLWLSWRMRSYAVDPDAVYLRTGVLNRQLRTARLPRIQSVDVIHPLLGRVFGLGRLKVEVAGGSDSNVTIGFLRTRELETLRDQILSLAAGAQVRGDSVQESGEAAGSENQGMGAPKTAETSSVPLGFEDAAAAQPMMDGRAGGGESDLYEVDTRILIGSTLRSGVALAVAALLLALLVLVTVWLTIGSFQDTRALAVFFSVLPMLTIPLGLGAYVWNRFDKGWRFRAAATPAGIRTRFGLTTETSSTLPPGRVHGVQLGQSLLWRGPDWWRVEVSVAGRSAAEAKSSGVENTGANVLLPAGRRETALRALWLVVPDLGVADPDAFLKSALQGQDQDGVGDQRLAVEDPRRGFIRISPRGRLFSPLAWRREAIALTDTCVVLRLGRWWRRISVIPYERIQSLRLVQGPLARRCDMAALQLDLVDAEIGRSLSNLDLNDAAGIERVISERALRRRRREHLDRWLARATTEFG, encoded by the coding sequence GTGAACGTGTTTCCAGCCGCGTCAGGCGACGCCGGCATGCCGCAGAACGAATCCGCTCAGTCACTTAGCGACGCTGCCCGGCTCCGCGGTGGCGGACGGCGTCGGGGAGATTCTTGGCCCCGTGGCGTCTCCCAGCTAGATGCCCGGCGCCCGACCGCCCAGGAACGGAGCATCTCTCTGCCGCCCGACGCGCAGTGGTCCCGGGTGCATCCCATCACCCCGCTGCTTGAGGGTTGGCAGGTCATCACCGCGGTGGTGATCTTCCTGGTGTGGCAGAACGCCGAGTACCTGGGGGATGTGTATTCGGCCGCCAGACAGGCTCGGGGAGGCATGACCTCTCAGGTCGTCTTGACTGTGGGGCTGGTATTGCTGGGTGTGGCGCTGCTTGGCGGCGCGTGGCTGTGGCTGTCATGGCGGATGCGCTCCTACGCGGTCGATCCAGACGCCGTCTACCTGCGCACGGGGGTCCTTAACCGGCAGCTGCGCACCGCGCGTCTGCCGCGCATCCAGTCCGTCGACGTCATCCACCCGCTGCTCGGCCGCGTCTTCGGGCTGGGGCGGCTGAAGGTGGAGGTGGCCGGCGGCAGTGATTCCAACGTCACCATCGGCTTCCTGCGCACCCGCGAATTGGAGACTCTGCGCGATCAGATACTGTCCTTGGCGGCGGGCGCGCAAGTGCGTGGCGATTCCGTCCAGGAGTCGGGCGAGGCGGCGGGCTCGGAGAACCAGGGCATGGGCGCGCCGAAAACCGCGGAAACATCGTCGGTGCCACTGGGCTTCGAGGACGCCGCGGCCGCACAGCCGATGATGGACGGACGCGCCGGAGGCGGCGAGAGCGACCTATACGAGGTCGACACCCGCATCCTAATCGGCTCAACGCTGCGCTCAGGAGTTGCCTTGGCCGTTGCCGCACTGCTGCTAGCCCTACTGGTGCTGGTTACGGTGTGGCTGACAATCGGGTCCTTCCAGGACACCAGGGCGCTGGCGGTGTTCTTCAGCGTGCTGCCCATGCTGACCATACCGCTCGGTCTGGGGGCTTACGTGTGGAACCGTTTCGACAAGGGGTGGCGCTTCCGCGCCGCGGCCACGCCCGCGGGTATTCGGACACGTTTCGGGCTGACCACAGAGACCTCCTCCACGCTCCCTCCCGGAAGGGTTCATGGTGTGCAACTCGGACAGAGCTTGCTGTGGCGTGGGCCCGACTGGTGGCGAGTGGAGGTGAGCGTGGCCGGGCGCAGCGCCGCCGAAGCCAAGTCCTCCGGGGTGGAGAACACCGGGGCGAATGTGCTGCTGCCCGCAGGGCGGCGCGAGACCGCCCTGCGGGCACTGTGGCTGGTGGTGCCCGACCTGGGTGTAGCCGATCCCGATGCCTTCCTGAAATCTGCCCTGCAAGGCCAGGACCAGGACGGTGTGGGTGATCAACGCCTGGCGGTTGAGGATCCCCGGCGTGGTTTCATACGCATCAGCCCCCGTGGACGCCTGTTCTCCCCGCTGGCCTGGCGGCGCGAGGCCATTGCCCTGACCGACACCTGCGTGGTGCTCAGGCTGGGACGTTGGTGGCGGCGCATCAGCGTTATCCCCTACGAGCGCATCCAGTCGCTGCGGCTGGTGCAGGGGCCGCTGGCACGGCGGTGCGATATGGCGGCACTGCAACTGGACCTGGTGGACGCGGAGATCGGCCGTTCCTTGAGCAACCTGGACCTGAACGATGCCGCCGGCATTGAACGCGTCATTTCCGAGCGGGCGCTGCGGCGCCGCCGGCGCGAGCACCTGGACCGCTGGCTCGCCCGCGCCACCACCGAGTTCGGCTGA
- the panD gene encoding aspartate 1-decarboxylase yields MSTRTRTMMTSKIHRATVTQADLNYVGSITVDADLLDAADLLPGERVDICDCTNGSRLSTYVIPGERGAGEICINGAAAHLVSPGDIVILIGYSQLSDDEARNYLPHVVFVDENNQIVERGTEPGQVPADSDVARVQGLRSSGLPLTAVRG; encoded by the coding sequence ATGAGTACTCGCACTCGGACGATGATGACATCCAAGATTCACCGTGCCACAGTGACGCAGGCCGACCTGAACTACGTCGGCTCGATCACCGTGGACGCGGACTTGCTAGACGCAGCCGACCTGCTGCCCGGCGAGCGGGTAGACATCTGCGACTGCACCAACGGCAGTCGCCTTTCTACGTACGTCATCCCTGGCGAGCGCGGCGCGGGAGAGATCTGCATCAACGGCGCCGCCGCTCACCTGGTCAGTCCTGGCGACATCGTGATTCTCATCGGCTACTCCCAGCTGAGCGATGACGAGGCCCGCAACTATCTGCCGCACGTGGTGTTCGTTGATGAGAATAACCAGATTGTCGAGCGCGGTACCGAGCCCGGGCAGGTACCCGCCGACTCCGACGTGGCCCGGGTGCAGGGACTGCGATCCTCTGGTCTGCCCCTGACTGCCGTGCGCGGCTGA
- a CDS encoding lysine--tRNA ligase — translation MSPAGPAVRLARVSEAPDNQQTSAPQATEPGASRSEPRQGAPSSGEQFRIRSDKRERLREEGWEPYPVSVPLTTTIAAVRERYGHLQAGEETEDVVGVAGRVVFLRNTGRLCFVTLQDGAGATLQAMLSAKSLPGQGHSSLASFKADVDLGDHLFVHGHVGASRRGELSIFAEPELCEGADSADLAELGDAAVATPAWRIASKALRPLPKTWTNEAGEAVTLSEEQRVRRRELDLLTRPAARDMVRTRAAVVRSLRENFYGRDYVELETPILQVIHGGAAARPFTTHMNALDMELYLRIATEIYLKRAVVGGVDRVFEIGRIFRNEGMDSSHSPEFAALEAYEAYSDYNGMAELTQNLVQQAARDAFDLSEGEEVVSLADGTEYDLSGQWRRLDLYTSVSEAVGEEITVATPREQLVRIAERLGLEVDDYAVAGKIVEDIFEETVGNDLWEPTFVFDFPEDTSPLTRNHRCRPGLTEKWDLYIRGTETATAYSELADPVIQRERFEAQALAAAKGDPEAMVLDEDFLVAMEQGFPPCGGMGMGVDRLLMALTGQGIRETITFPLVRRG, via the coding sequence ATGAGCCCCGCCGGGCCAGCGGTTAGACTCGCGCGCGTGAGTGAAGCCCCCGACAACCAGCAGACTTCCGCGCCGCAGGCCACCGAGCCGGGCGCATCCCGGTCCGAGCCCCGGCAGGGCGCCCCGTCGTCGGGCGAGCAGTTCCGGATCAGGTCTGATAAGCGCGAGCGCCTGCGCGAGGAGGGTTGGGAGCCGTACCCGGTTTCCGTGCCGCTGACCACCACCATCGCCGCTGTGCGCGAGCGCTACGGCCACCTCCAGGCCGGCGAGGAGACCGAGGACGTCGTCGGCGTCGCGGGGCGCGTCGTGTTTCTGCGCAACACCGGCCGTCTGTGCTTTGTCACCCTGCAGGATGGTGCCGGCGCGACACTTCAGGCGATGCTGTCGGCCAAGTCCCTGCCAGGACAGGGCCATTCCAGCCTGGCTTCCTTCAAGGCCGACGTCGATCTGGGTGACCATCTGTTCGTCCACGGGCATGTGGGCGCCTCCCGCCGCGGCGAGTTGTCCATTTTTGCCGAGCCGGAGCTGTGTGAGGGTGCGGACAGCGCCGACCTGGCCGAACTGGGTGATGCCGCCGTTGCCACTCCCGCCTGGCGCATCGCCTCCAAGGCGCTGCGGCCCCTACCCAAGACTTGGACCAACGAGGCCGGCGAGGCGGTGACGCTCTCGGAGGAACAGCGGGTGCGCCGTCGGGAACTGGACCTGCTCACCCGTCCCGCCGCCCGCGACATGGTACGCACCAGGGCCGCCGTCGTGCGTAGCCTGCGGGAGAACTTCTATGGGCGCGACTACGTCGAGCTGGAGACGCCGATACTGCAGGTGATTCACGGTGGAGCCGCCGCCCGGCCGTTCACAACTCACATGAACGCACTCGACATGGAGTTGTACCTGCGTATCGCCACCGAGATCTACCTCAAGCGGGCCGTGGTCGGCGGGGTGGACCGGGTCTTCGAGATCGGCCGGATCTTCCGCAACGAGGGCATGGACTCCTCCCACTCCCCGGAGTTCGCGGCGCTGGAGGCCTACGAGGCCTACTCCGACTACAACGGCATGGCCGAGCTCACCCAGAACCTGGTGCAGCAGGCCGCCCGCGACGCCTTCGACCTGAGCGAGGGCGAGGAGGTCGTGAGCCTTGCCGACGGCACCGAGTACGACCTGTCCGGCCAGTGGCGCCGGCTCGACCTGTACACCTCCGTGTCGGAGGCGGTGGGGGAGGAGATCACCGTCGCCACACCGCGCGAGCAGCTGGTCCGGATCGCGGAGCGGCTCGGCCTGGAGGTCGACGACTACGCCGTGGCCGGCAAGATTGTGGAGGACATCTTCGAGGAGACGGTCGGCAACGACCTGTGGGAGCCGACCTTCGTCTTCGACTTCCCCGAGGACACCTCCCCGCTGACGCGTAACCACCGCTGCCGTCCGGGTCTGACCGAGAAGTGGGACCTGTACATCCGCGGCACCGAGACCGCCACCGCCTACTCCGAGCTGGCCGACCCGGTCATCCAGCGCGAGCGTTTCGAGGCGCAGGCGCTGGCCGCAGCCAAGGGGGACCCTGAGGCCATGGTGCTGGACGAGGACTTCCTGGTGGCTATGGAGCAGGGCTTCCCTCCCTGCGGCGGCATGGGCATGGGCGTGGACCGGCTGCTCATGGCCCTGACCGGGCAGGGGATCCGTGAGACCATCACTTTCCCCCTGGTGCGGCGCGGCTGA
- a CDS encoding MurR/RpiR family transcriptional regulator yields the protein MLTVDRPEYGEHFSLKHFSLLNALLGAFNAAEVGSPGYVLSKYLLEHFDALPRLNVYEVAEECAISRSSIRRFCQAIGFETFTGVKAAAYEWQLHWRYFVDYANEPGFDAYLSARIVRMLSDIRDVAASRGVHEFVEELHRAREVACLASDFSSMSVREFQQAMLYGDKLVHVLTEGSGDPAVLDAVTSEDLIVIVSVTGNYAKASFKQMRTLPALRVVLTTNRSAGLDRLFDRVIYLSREDLQGCRSVYSKYGVSVFFDLVYSQYTRRYLASETVRRSLEPGWRPDDGVLD from the coding sequence GTGCTGACGGTCGATCGGCCCGAGTACGGGGAGCATTTCTCACTCAAGCATTTCAGCCTGCTCAACGCGCTGCTCGGCGCATTCAATGCTGCCGAGGTCGGCTCGCCCGGCTATGTGCTGTCCAAGTACCTGCTGGAGCACTTCGATGCGCTGCCCCGATTGAACGTGTACGAGGTGGCGGAGGAATGCGCGATCTCAAGGTCGAGCATTCGCCGCTTCTGCCAGGCGATCGGCTTCGAGACCTTCACGGGGGTCAAGGCGGCCGCCTACGAGTGGCAGCTGCATTGGCGGTACTTCGTCGACTACGCTAATGAGCCCGGATTCGACGCCTACCTGTCGGCCCGCATTGTCCGCATGCTCTCCGACATTCGCGACGTCGCGGCCTCCCGCGGGGTACATGAGTTCGTGGAGGAACTGCACCGTGCGCGCGAAGTGGCCTGCCTCGCCTCCGACTTCTCCTCCATGAGCGTGCGCGAGTTCCAGCAGGCCATGCTCTACGGGGACAAACTGGTCCACGTCCTGACGGAGGGCTCCGGGGATCCGGCGGTGCTCGACGCAGTCACCTCGGAGGATCTGATCGTCATCGTGTCGGTTACCGGCAATTACGCCAAGGCCTCCTTCAAGCAGATGCGGACGCTGCCCGCACTGCGCGTGGTGCTGACCACAAATCGTTCGGCGGGTTTGGACCGGCTGTTCGACCGCGTCATCTACCTCAGCCGGGAGGACTTGCAGGGGTGCCGGAGCGTGTACTCCAAGTACGGGGTGAGCGTGTTCTTCGATCTGGTCTACAGCCAGTACACGCGCCGCTACCTCGCCTCGGAGACGGTGCGGCGCTCGCTCGAACCCGGGTGGCGCCCCGACGACGGCGTCCTCGACTGA
- a CDS encoding glycoside hydrolase family 1 protein → MHYDWNPRFPAGFLFGASSAAWQVEGATTEGGRTPAIIDLNSQKKAPFVDNKFTADHYHRHAEDVALMKECGLTSYRFSIAWPRIIPAADGAVNPDGIAFYDRLIDELLAAGITPIVTLYHYDMPLWVEEELGGWRSREVIPAFAHYVRTCFEAFGDRVKYWLSINEQNMQICYGDWLGVSKGVEDWFRDKWKINHIMNLCHATAVNLCHELVDGGRIGPVPGYVPIYPETCRPEDQIAAMNAEEFTEKIWCDTYAYGDYSPFLYNYWRNHDIDPDIRPGDIETMKRAKIDFLAVNCYRSNTAKHAPADAESQEYLLNASGKKGELTFSVVPGQYALTRNPYVEYTDWDWEIDPVAMRYALRYLWDHYRLPMVITENGLGAHESKSPDGKVHDPQRLDYIRDNLYQIGLAIEDGVEVFGYNAWTFTDLLSTGNGMAKRYGFVFIDTTDEEQKATDDVSTLSLTRIPKDSYYWYRSFIASGATQWGEEMSD, encoded by the coding sequence ATGCACTATGACTGGAACCCCCGCTTTCCCGCGGGCTTCCTCTTCGGCGCCTCCAGCGCCGCCTGGCAGGTTGAGGGCGCCACCACCGAGGGCGGTCGCACACCGGCGATCATCGACCTCAACTCGCAGAAGAAGGCCCCGTTCGTGGACAACAAGTTCACCGCGGACCACTACCACCGCCATGCCGAGGACGTCGCCCTCATGAAGGAGTGCGGGTTGACCAGCTACCGCTTTTCGATCGCCTGGCCCAGGATCATTCCGGCCGCCGACGGCGCGGTGAACCCCGACGGCATCGCCTTCTACGATCGGCTGATCGACGAGCTGTTGGCGGCCGGCATCACGCCGATCGTCACCCTCTACCACTACGACATGCCGCTGTGGGTCGAGGAGGAGCTGGGCGGCTGGCGGTCGCGCGAAGTCATTCCCGCCTTCGCGCACTACGTGCGCACCTGCTTCGAGGCCTTCGGCGACCGCGTGAAGTACTGGCTCAGTATCAACGAGCAGAACATGCAGATCTGCTACGGTGATTGGCTCGGCGTTTCCAAGGGCGTCGAGGACTGGTTCCGTGACAAGTGGAAGATCAACCACATCATGAACCTCTGTCACGCCACAGCCGTCAACCTGTGCCATGAACTGGTTGACGGAGGCAGGATCGGGCCGGTTCCCGGCTACGTCCCCATCTACCCGGAGACCTGCCGGCCCGAGGACCAGATCGCGGCGATGAACGCGGAGGAGTTCACCGAGAAGATCTGGTGCGACACCTACGCCTACGGCGACTACTCGCCATTCCTGTACAACTACTGGCGCAACCACGACATCGACCCGGATATCCGCCCCGGTGACATCGAGACGATGAAACGGGCGAAGATCGACTTCCTTGCGGTCAACTGCTACCGGTCTAACACCGCTAAGCATGCGCCGGCGGACGCCGAGTCGCAGGAGTATCTGCTGAATGCGTCGGGGAAGAAGGGTGAACTCACCTTCTCGGTCGTCCCCGGTCAGTACGCGCTCACCCGCAATCCTTACGTCGAATACACGGACTGGGACTGGGAGATCGACCCGGTCGCGATGCGCTACGCCCTGAGATACCTGTGGGATCATTACCGGTTGCCGATGGTGATCACCGAGAACGGCCTCGGCGCCCACGAGTCCAAGAGCCCCGACGGGAAGGTCCACGACCCGCAGCGCCTGGACTACATCCGGGACAACCTCTACCAGATCGGCCTGGCCATTGAGGACGGGGTAGAGGTGTTCGGCTACAACGCCTGGACCTTCACCGATCTGCTTTCCACCGGCAATGGGATGGCGAAGCGGTACGGCTTCGTTTTCATCGACACGACCGATGAGGAGCAGAAGGCGACCGACGACGTCTCGACGCTGTCCCTGACCCGCATTCCGAAGGACTCCTACTACTGGTACCGGTCATTCATCGCCTCCGGGGCGACGCAGTGGGGTGAGGAGATGAGCGATTGA
- a CDS encoding PTS transporter subunit EIIC encodes MGVKEDRIALSRDLIAYMGGEANIAAAAHCYTRLRLTAKDPSKIDEDAIQKRDGVLGLVKRNGQYQVVVGPEATDLYHEFVQLGEFESAGGAVDEQAAAEDAQRSAGSAEAAEGGRRGRMTGVLDFIGGTFSPVIPVLIAGGLTGAVLTVLTNFFHVADASGTYQVFYAVNQAAFYFLPVFIGFSAARKLNVDGYLGAFLGTVLLYETINGAEGLTFADIPVAQVTYNTTVFPIILGTWFMSVAYRFFVRLLPGALRAVFLPLLTMLVTVPVTLLALGPIGNVLGGWLASGVTAVYEAAPPLAVLVIGATTPFLVFFGMNNALYPVIFALFESIGGDPLVMAGMLAANVSVGAACIAVGIGSREVKTKSVAISAGITGLLGITEPGVYGVLFPLRRPLIAAVIGGGAGGLLAGLLGTTQYVIASPSFASLPAYIPADGSMSNFYGAIGVAVFSVVVAFTAAWLLGTGRNERTPQAE; translated from the coding sequence ATGGGTGTCAAGGAGGACCGCATCGCACTGAGCCGCGACCTCATCGCCTACATGGGAGGGGAGGCGAATATCGCGGCGGCGGCGCACTGCTACACCCGCCTGCGACTCACGGCCAAGGACCCGTCCAAGATAGACGAGGACGCCATCCAGAAGAGGGACGGGGTACTCGGCCTGGTCAAGCGCAACGGCCAGTACCAGGTCGTGGTCGGTCCGGAGGCGACCGACCTGTACCACGAGTTCGTGCAACTAGGCGAATTCGAGTCCGCCGGTGGCGCCGTCGACGAGCAGGCCGCGGCGGAGGACGCCCAGCGGTCCGCGGGGAGTGCCGAGGCGGCCGAGGGGGGACGGCGTGGGAGGATGACCGGCGTCCTGGACTTCATTGGCGGCACCTTCTCCCCGGTGATTCCCGTACTGATTGCGGGCGGCCTGACCGGGGCCGTGCTGACCGTGCTGACGAACTTCTTCCACGTCGCCGACGCCTCCGGCACCTATCAGGTCTTTTACGCCGTCAACCAGGCCGCCTTCTACTTCCTGCCCGTGTTCATCGGTTTCAGTGCGGCACGAAAGCTGAACGTGGATGGCTACCTGGGTGCTTTCCTCGGCACGGTACTGCTGTACGAGACGATCAACGGGGCGGAGGGGCTGACCTTCGCGGATATCCCGGTAGCCCAAGTCACCTACAACACCACGGTGTTCCCGATCATTCTGGGCACCTGGTTCATGAGCGTGGCCTACCGTTTTTTCGTGCGACTCCTTCCGGGGGCATTGCGCGCCGTGTTCCTACCGTTGCTGACCATGTTGGTGACGGTCCCGGTGACGCTGCTGGCACTGGGACCGATAGGGAACGTGCTCGGCGGCTGGCTGGCGAGTGGGGTCACGGCGGTGTACGAGGCCGCTCCGCCGCTGGCCGTGCTCGTCATTGGGGCGACGACGCCATTCCTGGTGTTCTTCGGCATGAACAATGCGCTGTACCCGGTGATCTTCGCCCTGTTCGAATCGATTGGCGGCGATCCTTTGGTGATGGCAGGAATGCTGGCGGCGAACGTGTCCGTGGGCGCCGCCTGCATCGCCGTGGGGATCGGATCCCGGGAGGTGAAAACGAAGTCGGTGGCTATCTCCGCCGGCATCACCGGCCTGCTGGGCATCACCGAACCCGGCGTATACGGCGTGCTGTTCCCGCTGCGCCGCCCGTTGATCGCCGCCGTCATCGGCGGTGGCGCCGGAGGGCTACTGGCCGGCCTGCTGGGCACCACCCAGTACGTCATCGCCAGCCCGAGCTTCGCCTCGCTGCCCGCCTATATCCCCGCCGACGGCTCAATGTCGAACTTCTACGGGGCGATCGGGGTGGCAGTCTTCTCGGTGGTGGTCGCCTTCACCGCGGCATGGCTGCTCGGAACCGGAAGGAATGAGAGGACGCCGCAGGCAGAATAA
- a CDS encoding FtsX-like permease family protein — MSTLSLTRLVVSGDRASRRRLAGITAGVMIGVALFLLLAAAGQAFGVRSERSTWTDLMVTNPEVTQELAADTVLTPDTAAAVAGLDHYEDRVITVVLVAATPDTRVRIPGSEVVPRPGQYLASPALAELIDAVPADQLGERYGEQVGVLSDDAIEGPDSLVLVSGVEQSRVLEWDGASAPLVVTEFIGYDYASVAYRIVAIIGAIAVLVPVLLLIAIVTGLGAAQRAERFATLRLIGATPGRVARIAAAETGVTALVGAVLGVLTYLALIPLAARIEIGSSRFFPADLLATPGVIGATVVAIPLMATVVTWWTTLRADVGPLGASRERRERPPRLRSLLPLLLGLAGLTTVRILTSAVESGSAWAAVMPTGELLVASFVLTMLGLLWAGPLLTSWAARLAQRRARNAAQVIGLGRMVQHPRATFRAVGGLVVAVYAVTLFAVAITAAAGTPVLNQGSGYLAPTTLYTLSQPGAADALEQTAPQIAQVEGVTAVAVALDASGDSEDASMRLALRTEEARALGAFDADSPGTAENSEWVSVGWDWLLNDVADPRPYTAPEADAAAMLLVATDGESASVERARTAMVTAVGEGLTHYPISRFDNVVASAAALENQFAVLGYIGILIAAGVSTAALAVSTVSSLLARRRVLSLLRLVGMPHRTLRRAVAWEMLLPVGTVLALSIGAAVYTAWTVIAGTSSRGVGWPAGSYYVVLGGCLAMVGVAALASTRAAARMVASATVRFE, encoded by the coding sequence ATGAGCACGCTCTCCCTGACCCGCCTGGTGGTGTCCGGCGACCGCGCCTCCCGCCGCCGTCTTGCGGGAATCACGGCGGGCGTCATGATCGGCGTCGCGCTCTTCCTGCTGCTGGCCGCCGCCGGGCAGGCATTCGGGGTGCGTTCGGAGCGCTCCACCTGGACCGATCTGATGGTGACTAATCCGGAGGTGACGCAGGAGCTGGCGGCGGACACCGTCTTAACACCGGACACCGCCGCCGCCGTCGCCGGCCTAGACCACTACGAGGACCGGGTGATCACCGTCGTGCTTGTCGCCGCCACGCCGGACACCCGCGTGCGCATACCCGGCTCCGAGGTCGTGCCTCGCCCGGGCCAGTACCTCGCCTCCCCCGCCCTGGCCGAACTCATTGATGCCGTACCGGCCGACCAGTTGGGCGAGCGCTACGGCGAGCAAGTGGGAGTCCTGTCCGACGACGCCATCGAGGGGCCGGACTCCCTGGTGCTGGTGTCCGGCGTGGAGCAGTCACGCGTGCTGGAGTGGGACGGTGCGAGCGCTCCCCTAGTGGTCACCGAGTTCATCGGCTACGACTACGCCTCCGTGGCCTACCGGATCGTCGCCATCATCGGGGCGATCGCCGTGCTCGTACCGGTGCTGCTGCTGATCGCCATCGTCACCGGTCTCGGTGCGGCTCAGCGCGCCGAGCGCTTCGCCACCCTGCGGCTGATCGGCGCCACTCCCGGACGAGTAGCGCGGATCGCCGCGGCGGAGACCGGCGTGACCGCGCTTGTGGGGGCGGTGCTCGGCGTCCTCACCTACCTCGCCCTGATTCCACTGGCGGCGCGCATCGAAATCGGCTCCTCGCGGTTCTTCCCGGCGGATCTGCTCGCCACCCCGGGCGTCATCGGCGCAACCGTCGTCGCCATCCCCCTGATGGCGACGGTGGTGACCTGGTGGACGACGTTGCGGGCCGACGTCGGCCCGCTGGGCGCCTCCCGCGAACGCCGCGAACGCCCGCCGCGGCTGCGCTCCCTCCTGCCCCTGCTATTGGGCCTGGCGGGACTGACGACGGTGCGCATTCTCACCAGCGCCGTCGAATCCGGCTCGGCGTGGGCCGCCGTCATGCCCACTGGCGAACTTCTGGTGGCCTCATTCGTGCTGACCATGCTGGGACTGCTGTGGGCCGGTCCCCTGCTGACCTCATGGGCTGCTCGCCTGGCACAACGCCGCGCCCGCAACGCGGCGCAGGTGATCGGTCTGGGCAGGATGGTCCAGCATCCCCGGGCGACCTTCCGTGCCGTCGGCGGCCTTGTCGTCGCCGTGTACGCGGTGACCCTATTCGCAGTCGCCATCACCGCCGCCGCCGGCACCCCGGTGCTCAACCAGGGCAGTGGTTACCTGGCGCCGACGACGCTGTACACGCTGTCCCAGCCCGGCGCCGCAGACGCACTCGAACAGACGGCCCCGCAGATTGCACAGGTCGAGGGCGTGACCGCCGTAGCCGTCGCCCTGGACGCATCGGGCGATTCCGAGGATGCCTCCATGCGGCTGGCGCTGCGGACAGAGGAGGCCCGCGCCCTGGGCGCCTTCGACGCCGATTCACCGGGCACGGCCGAGAACTCGGAGTGGGTCAGCGTCGGCTGGGACTGGCTCCTCAACGACGTTGCGGATCCGCGGCCGTATACCGCGCCCGAGGCCGATGCCGCGGCCATGCTGCTGGTCGCGACCGATGGCGAGTCGGCCTCGGTGGAGCGCGCCCGCACCGCCATGGTGACCGCGGTGGGTGAAGGGCTGACCCACTACCCGATCTCACGCTTCGACAATGTGGTCGCCTCCGCCGCCGCCCTGGAGAATCAGTTCGCGGTCCTGGGTTACATCGGCATACTCATCGCAGCGGGGGTGTCGACGGCGGCGCTGGCGGTGTCCACCGTCTCCTCGCTGCTGGCACGACGGCGGGTACTGTCCCTGCTGCGCCTGGTCGGGATGCCCCACCGGACGCTGCGGCGGGCGGTGGCCTGGGAGATGCTGCTCCCCGTGGGCACGGTGCTGGCGCTGAGCATCGGCGCGGCGGTGTACACGGCGTGGACCGTCATCGCCGGTACCTCGTCACGGGGAGTCGGTTGGCCCGCGGGCTCCTACTACGTGGTGCTCGGCGGGTGCCTGGCGATGGTCGGCGTCGCCGCGTTGGCGAGTACGCGCGCGGCGGCCCGGATGGTCGCCTCCGCGACGGTACGGTTCGAGTAG
- a CDS encoding ABC transporter ATP-binding protein, whose translation MSTAPSNSSSAPVSALPSAAPSGAASPTTSPASASAPEVIMRARGLKLTFGSTRALRGIDLDIAAGEVLAITGPSGSGKSTLLHVLAGVLTPNAGNVHYGGRDVAALGEADRARLRLAEFGFIFQFGQLLPDLSALDNVTLPLLLAGVSRREALERSHTQLAALDLGEHERKLPTQLSGGQAQRVAVARALVTSPRVLFADEPTGSLDSLAAEQTMSALLEASRATRSTLVVVTHDSRIAAYADREVIIRDGRVSLNNGLLAAARPDGEEQVR comes from the coding sequence ATGAGTACAGCACCCTCAAACTCATCCTCCGCACCCGTTTCAGCCCTACCGTCTGCGGCGCCATCAGGAGCCGCTTCACCCACCACCTCACCCGCCTCGGCATCGGCGCCCGAAGTGATCATGCGGGCGCGCGGACTGAAGCTCACCTTCGGAAGCACCCGCGCCCTGCGCGGCATCGACCTCGACATCGCCGCGGGCGAGGTCCTGGCCATCACCGGCCCCTCCGGCTCGGGCAAGTCCACGCTGCTGCACGTGCTGGCGGGAGTGCTTACGCCGAACGCCGGCAACGTGCACTACGGCGGCCGCGACGTCGCCGCCCTGGGCGAGGCCGACCGCGCCCGCCTGCGCCTGGCCGAGTTCGGCTTCATCTTCCAGTTCGGTCAGCTCCTGCCGGACCTGTCGGCGCTGGACAACGTGACGCTGCCGCTGCTGCTGGCAGGCGTCTCGCGCCGGGAGGCCCTGGAACGCTCGCATACCCAACTGGCGGCCCTCGACTTGGGCGAGCACGAGCGCAAACTGCCCACCCAGCTCTCGGGCGGGCAGGCCCAACGCGTCGCCGTCGCCCGCGCCCTGGTCACCTCGCCGCGCGTCCTGTTCGCCGACGAACCCACCGGCTCCCTGGACTCCCTGGCCGCCGAGCAGACAATGAGCGCTCTGCTCGAGGCCTCCCGAGCCACGCGCTCCACGCTGGTGGTCGTCACTCACGACAGCCGCATCGCCGCCTACGCCGACCGCGAGGTGATCATCCGCGACGGGCGCGTCAGCCTCAACAACGGCCTGCTCGCCGCAGCCCGGCCCGACGGCGAGGAGCAGGTCCGATGA